Proteins encoded by one window of Nisaea sediminum:
- a CDS encoding glutathione S-transferase family protein, which translates to MTAPIECYTWKTSNGRKITIMLEECGIPYNLHPINIGEDDQFTPEYIAINPNSKIPAIVDPDGPGGKPYTVIESGAILMYLAEKTGKFMPSEMGKRYEVIQWLMFQMGGIGPIFGQVHHFKRAAKEKVPYGIERYGKECLRLYGVLNSRLEGRDYLANDEVSIADFATLPWVFRHDWQEVDLAQFPNVKRWYDTMMARPALQRGMELP; encoded by the coding sequence ATGACGGCACCGATCGAATGCTATACGTGGAAGACGTCGAACGGCCGCAAGATCACGATCATGCTGGAGGAGTGCGGGATTCCGTACAACCTGCATCCGATCAATATCGGCGAGGACGATCAGTTCACGCCGGAATATATCGCCATCAACCCGAACTCCAAGATCCCGGCGATCGTCGATCCGGACGGACCGGGCGGAAAGCCCTACACGGTCATCGAGTCTGGCGCGATCCTGATGTATCTCGCCGAGAAGACCGGCAAGTTCATGCCGTCCGAGATGGGCAAGCGCTACGAGGTCATCCAGTGGCTGATGTTCCAGATGGGCGGCATCGGCCCGATCTTCGGCCAGGTGCACCATTTCAAGCGTGCCGCCAAGGAGAAGGTGCCTTACGGCATCGAGCGCTACGGCAAGGAATGCCTGCGTCTCTACGGCGTGCTGAACAGCCGTCTCGAGGGCCGGGACTATCTCGCCAACGACGAGGTCTCCATTGCCGACTTCGCGACCCTGCCCTGGGTGTTCCGGCACGACTGGCAGGAAGTGGACCTCGCGCAGTTCCCGAACGTGAAGCGCTGGTACGACACCATGATGGCGCGTCCGGCCCTGCAGCGCGGCATGGAACTGCCTTGA
- a CDS encoding xanthine dehydrogenase family protein molybdopterin-binding subunit, whose translation MVKFGIGQAIKRVEDQRLLTGQGNYTDDVAPDGALRAYILRSPYAHAKITSVETADAEAVQGVVAVLTNKHVKEDGLGDLPCLAPAANKDGSPRADTPRPILEGDTVRHVGTPVAMVIAETLEAARDAAELIEIDYEPLAPATDTEAATKPGAAQLYDHIPNNICFDWHKGDLEMADAAFTRASRVVETRVVNNRIIVNSMEPRGAIGLYDAATDRTTLYSSTQGPSFIHPHLAETVLKIDKSKLRCITTDVGGGFGMKIFLYPEQCLIAWASRRLKRTVKYTPDRSEAFMSDSQGRDNISYVKAALDENGKIIALKVETFANLGGYLCNFGPYIPTEAGTHMLSGVYDIPSIYVNVKGVLTNTTPTDAYRGAGRPEAAYLIERVMDNCAAATGLSRDEIRRRNFIRPDQMPYSTALGNVYDTGEFQTVMEKCMERADWNGFAARKADSEKRGKLRGLGLGYYIEKCGGGNPDTADIRFTEDDKIEIYIGNQSNGQGHETAYAQVLGEVLGIDGERIRVVQGDTDRTPPGMTGGSRALPVGGVAVLLGGREIVEKGKKVAARVMEAAVEDIEFADGTFTVAGTDKTMSLFDVRREAEEGLDTVHERIPEAATFPNGCHVCEMEIDPDTGIAEIQRYTVVDDFGSVINPNMLAGQVHGGVGQGLGQALYEHAVYDEESGQLMTGSYMDYNLPRADQVPLIDFTTHNVWCTTNPLGIKGSGEAGAIGAPPAAISAVCDALGITNIDMPATQEKIWAAANERRLAAAE comes from the coding sequence ATGGTTAAATTCGGTATCGGTCAGGCGATCAAACGTGTCGAGGACCAGCGCCTTTTGACCGGCCAGGGGAACTATACGGACGACGTGGCGCCGGACGGCGCGCTGCGCGCCTATATTCTCCGCTCGCCCTATGCGCACGCGAAGATCACCTCGGTCGAGACCGCGGACGCCGAGGCTGTACAGGGCGTGGTCGCGGTACTGACCAACAAGCATGTCAAGGAAGACGGGCTCGGCGATCTGCCTTGCCTCGCGCCGGCGGCGAACAAGGACGGCAGCCCGAGGGCTGACACGCCGCGTCCGATCCTGGAGGGCGACACGGTGCGCCATGTCGGGACTCCGGTCGCCATGGTGATCGCCGAGACCCTCGAGGCAGCCCGCGACGCCGCGGAGCTGATCGAGATCGACTACGAACCGCTTGCTCCGGCGACGGACACCGAGGCGGCGACCAAGCCCGGCGCGGCCCAGCTCTACGATCATATCCCGAACAACATCTGCTTCGACTGGCACAAGGGCGACCTCGAGATGGCGGATGCGGCCTTCACACGGGCGTCCCGTGTGGTGGAGACCCGGGTGGTCAATAACCGGATCATCGTCAATTCGATGGAGCCGCGCGGCGCCATCGGGCTCTACGATGCCGCGACCGACCGCACCACGCTCTACAGCTCGACCCAAGGCCCGTCCTTCATTCACCCGCATCTTGCCGAAACGGTGCTGAAGATCGACAAGTCGAAGCTGCGCTGCATCACCACCGATGTCGGCGGCGGCTTCGGGATGAAGATCTTCCTCTATCCGGAGCAATGTCTGATTGCTTGGGCGTCGCGGCGCCTGAAGCGGACGGTGAAATATACGCCGGACCGTTCGGAAGCCTTCATGTCCGACAGCCAGGGGCGGGACAACATCTCCTATGTGAAGGCCGCGCTCGACGAGAACGGCAAGATCATCGCCCTGAAGGTGGAGACCTTTGCCAATCTCGGCGGTTATCTCTGCAATTTCGGTCCCTACATTCCGACCGAAGCCGGGACGCACATGCTCTCGGGCGTCTACGACATTCCGTCGATCTATGTGAACGTCAAAGGCGTGCTCACCAACACCACGCCGACCGACGCCTATCGCGGCGCGGGCCGACCGGAGGCGGCCTATCTGATCGAGCGGGTGATGGACAATTGCGCCGCCGCGACCGGGCTCTCCCGCGACGAGATCCGCCGGCGGAATTTCATCCGGCCCGATCAGATGCCGTACAGCACCGCGCTCGGCAACGTCTACGACACCGGCGAGTTCCAGACCGTGATGGAGAAATGCATGGAGCGGGCCGACTGGAACGGCTTCGCGGCCCGCAAGGCTGACTCCGAGAAGCGCGGCAAGCTGCGCGGCCTCGGTCTCGGCTACTACATCGAGAAGTGCGGCGGCGGCAATCCGGACACGGCCGACATCCGTTTCACCGAGGACGACAAGATCGAGATCTATATCGGCAACCAGTCCAACGGACAGGGGCACGAGACCGCCTATGCGCAGGTGCTGGGCGAGGTGCTCGGCATCGACGGCGAGCGGATCCGCGTCGTGCAAGGCGATACCGACCGCACGCCCCCGGGCATGACGGGCGGCTCCCGGGCGCTGCCGGTCGGCGGCGTCGCCGTGCTGCTCGGCGGGCGCGAGATCGTCGAGAAAGGCAAGAAGGTCGCGGCCCGTGTCATGGAGGCCGCGGTCGAGGATATCGAGTTCGCCGACGGCACCTTCACCGTCGCCGGGACGGACAAGACCATGTCGCTGTTCGATGTCCGGCGCGAGGCGGAAGAGGGGCTCGATACCGTGCACGAGCGCATTCCCGAAGCCGCGACCTTCCCGAACGGCTGCCATGTCTGCGAGATGGAAATCGATCCGGATACGGGTATCGCGGAGATCCAGCGCTACACCGTGGTCGACGATTTCGGCTCGGTCATCAATCCGAACATGCTGGCGGGCCAGGTGCATGGCGGGGTCGGCCAGGGTCTCGGCCAGGCGCTCTACGAGCATGCTGTCTATGACGAGGAGAGCGGCCAGCTGATGACCGGCTCCTACATGGACTACAACCTGCCGCGCGCCGATCAGGTGCCGCTGATCGACTTCACCACGCACAATGTCTGGTGCACGACCAACCCGCTCGGCATCAAGGGCTCGGGCGAGGCGGGGGCCATCGGCGCCCCGCCGGCGGCGATCAGTGCCGTTTGCGACGCGCTCGGCATTACCAATATCGACATGCCGGCGACCCAGGAGAAGATCTGGGCCGCCGCAAATGAGCGCCGGCTCGCCGCGGCCGAATAA
- a CDS encoding Crp/Fnr family transcriptional regulator gives MSANIGDVDGGPVSAEEIGRISIFQDLGENERAEIAALCTKRSFRAEEVIISTGGADHDVYFMLSGKAEVLNHTIIGNALHLDALGTGAYFGELSALDGGPRSAEVQAIEDCVVAAMPPSEFRQVLADYPSVLVLVLHNLAQMIRAANLTVLHHATI, from the coding sequence ATGAGTGCGAATATTGGGGATGTCGATGGTGGTCCGGTCAGTGCTGAGGAGATCGGCCGGATTTCGATTTTCCAGGACCTAGGGGAAAACGAGCGCGCGGAGATTGCAGCGCTCTGCACCAAGCGCTCTTTCCGGGCTGAGGAGGTGATCATTTCCACCGGCGGGGCGGACCATGACGTCTATTTCATGCTCTCCGGCAAGGCGGAGGTCCTGAACCACACGATCATCGGGAATGCCCTGCATCTGGATGCGCTCGGCACGGGCGCCTATTTCGGTGAGCTGTCAGCGCTGGACGGCGGACCGCGGTCCGCCGAAGTTCAGGCCATAGAAGACTGTGTCGTCGCGGCAATGCCGCCGAGCGAGTTCCGGCAAGTGCTTGCGGACTACCCGTCCGTGCTGGTGCTTGTGCTGCACAATCTGGCGCAGATGATCCGCGCGGCCAACCTCACCGTGTTGCATCACGCAACGATCTGA
- a CDS encoding zinc-dependent alcohol dehydrogenase, whose protein sequence is MKSDLGRNMRVARAFWSHGNGQGEIREETLREPADGELLVEALYSAVSKGTESLVFRGGVPRSEWDRMACPFQEGRFPGPVKYGYASVGRVAGGDGLKKGTPVFVLYPHQTRYVVPTDAAIPLPKTVSPERAVLAANMETALNAVWDAEAARAKELCVIGGGMVGLLTGYLARRFWGEEVWVFDPVESRSAVCEALGLRYAGAGGHPEKFSLLFHASATEAGLRRALDLAAFEATIIELSWYGDREVSLPLGGAFHSQRLTIQASQVGAVAPSRRQGARHRERLAEAIGLLDDPALDVLITGECPFEDLPKVMAKLTSGAPETLCHRIRYPD, encoded by the coding sequence ATGAAATCAGATTTGGGCAGGAATATGCGCGTTGCGAGGGCCTTTTGGTCGCACGGCAACGGGCAGGGGGAAATCCGCGAGGAAACGCTTCGGGAGCCGGCGGACGGCGAGCTGCTGGTCGAGGCGCTCTATTCCGCGGTCAGCAAGGGGACGGAGAGCCTCGTCTTCCGGGGCGGTGTGCCGCGTTCCGAGTGGGACCGCATGGCCTGTCCGTTTCAGGAGGGACGTTTCCCGGGCCCGGTGAAATATGGCTATGCCTCGGTCGGCCGGGTCGCAGGGGGTGACGGGCTCAAGAAGGGGACGCCGGTCTTTGTGCTCTATCCGCATCAGACCCGCTATGTCGTCCCGACCGACGCAGCGATCCCGCTGCCGAAGACGGTGTCGCCGGAGCGGGCGGTGTTGGCCGCTAACATGGAGACCGCGCTCAATGCCGTCTGGGATGCCGAGGCGGCGCGCGCCAAGGAACTCTGCGTCATCGGCGGCGGCATGGTCGGGCTTCTCACGGGCTACCTCGCCCGCCGTTTCTGGGGCGAGGAGGTGTGGGTCTTCGATCCGGTTGAAAGCCGGTCGGCGGTCTGCGAGGCGCTCGGTCTGCGCTATGCCGGCGCGGGCGGGCATCCCGAAAAATTCAGTCTTCTGTTCCACGCCAGCGCGACGGAGGCCGGGCTGCGCCGGGCGCTCGACCTAGCCGCCTTCGAGGCGACGATCATCGAGCTCAGTTGGTATGGCGATCGCGAGGTCTCGCTGCCGCTCGGCGGCGCCTTCCATTCGCAGCGCCTGACGATCCAGGCCTCCCAGGTCGGTGCGGTCGCCCCGTCCCGGCGCCAGGGCGCGCGGCACCGGGAGCGGCTCGCCGAAGCCATCGGCCTGCTGGACGATCCCGCGCTCGACGTTCTGATCACCGGTGAGTGCCCGTTCGAGGACTTGCCGAAGGTCATGGCGAAGCTTACATCCGGCGCGCCCGAGACTCTCTGCCACCGTATCCGCTATCCTGATTGA
- a CDS encoding DMT family transporter has translation MVKPGTPDTSGIPAFAVFLLAMLALLWGLNWPVMKLSLAEYPPFVFRAVAGLSAAVGLFALARVRGLPLRVPRAEWKGLIIVSVLNMSIWNIAVLYGVDLMESGRAAILAYTMPLWASLTGAWLVKERLSGRSMIALGLGLVGMALLFFGDERALSGGPLGPALVLFAAIAWGSGTAAVKYFGFSIPVTVLTGWQQLLGAVPIALIAGIWDYQNMPESVSLWPTMGLVYNMTITGIFCYWAYFNVVTMLPVVVSTVGTLMVPVMGVVFDALIFGTVPGLVDYAALAAVVSAVFLVMTRRRR, from the coding sequence GTGGTCAAACCCGGCACGCCCGACACTTCGGGCATCCCCGCTTTCGCCGTCTTCCTGCTCGCCATGCTCGCCCTGCTCTGGGGCCTGAACTGGCCGGTGATGAAGCTGTCGCTCGCGGAATATCCTCCGTTCGTATTCCGCGCCGTCGCCGGCCTGTCCGCGGCGGTCGGACTGTTCGCACTGGCCCGTGTACGCGGCCTCCCGCTTCGCGTTCCCCGCGCCGAGTGGAAAGGGCTGATCATCGTCTCCGTGCTCAACATGTCGATATGGAACATTGCGGTGCTCTATGGTGTCGACCTGATGGAATCGGGGCGCGCGGCGATTCTGGCCTACACCATGCCGCTCTGGGCCTCGCTGACCGGCGCCTGGCTGGTGAAGGAACGCCTCAGCGGCCGTTCGATGATCGCCCTCGGCCTCGGCCTTGTCGGCATGGCATTGCTGTTCTTCGGAGATGAACGCGCCCTGTCGGGCGGACCACTCGGCCCCGCGCTGGTGCTGTTCGCGGCCATCGCCTGGGGTTCCGGGACCGCGGCGGTGAAATATTTCGGATTCTCGATCCCCGTGACCGTGCTGACCGGCTGGCAGCAACTGCTCGGCGCCGTGCCGATCGCACTGATCGCCGGCATCTGGGATTACCAGAACATGCCGGAGAGCGTCAGCCTGTGGCCAACGATGGGTCTCGTCTACAACATGACGATCACCGGGATCTTCTGTTACTGGGCCTATTTCAACGTCGTCACCATGCTGCCGGTCGTGGTCTCGACCGTCGGCACGCTGATGGTCCCCGTCATGGGCGTCGTGTTCGACGCGCTGATCTTCGGCACGGTGCCGGGACTGGTCGATTACGCGGCGCTCGCCGCCGTTGTTTCCGCCGTCTTTCTGGTGATGACCCGGCGGCGGCGCTAA
- a CDS encoding YceI family protein, with protein sequence MSLLAVLVMLAAGAAPRAEPARYEVDPDHLSITFRTSHLGLADSRGMFLTGEGSFSFDESAPAIRDIRFTVEPAGAFTPPQTGSDESPVSGTRIAFVGKQSRQTGPRTGTVTGDLTLNGVTGPATLKLTWIDNQDFPFRSKHHAVALSVETRIDDRTFGDTGNPSGEMDLQIDFEAKRVEG encoded by the coding sequence GTGAGCCTGCTTGCCGTTCTGGTGATGCTCGCGGCCGGCGCGGCGCCGAGGGCGGAACCGGCGCGCTACGAGGTCGATCCGGACCATCTCTCGATCACTTTCCGGACCAGCCATCTCGGGCTGGCCGATAGCCGCGGCATGTTCCTCACCGGCGAGGGCAGTTTCAGCTTCGACGAATCCGCTCCCGCGATCCGCGACATCCGCTTCACTGTCGAGCCGGCCGGAGCCTTTACGCCTCCTCAAACAGGGAGCGATGAAAGCCCCGTCTCCGGTACCCGGATCGCGTTCGTCGGCAAGCAGAGCCGGCAGACCGGCCCGCGCACCGGAACCGTGACGGGCGATCTGACCCTCAACGGCGTCACCGGGCCCGCCACGCTGAAACTCACCTGGATCGACAACCAGGACTTCCCCTTCCGCTCGAAACACCACGCAGTGGCGCTCTCGGTCGAGACGCGGATCGACGACCGCACCTTTGGGGATACTGGAAACCCAAGCGGCGAGATGGATCTGCAGATCGATTTCGAGGCGAAGCGGGTCGAAGGGTAG